In Acidianus brierleyi, one genomic interval encodes:
- a CDS encoding type II toxin-antitoxin system VapC family toxin, translated as MFLDANFLIYLNLGVKEIEEVYLKLLREESLALDPLVLDEVIYVSRKKYNVKFKDTIEFLDEIVLQNSILFSITSNEYKRAKDFMINYSLKPSDSLHVAVMLNNSIKKILTEDKDFDKIK; from the coding sequence ATATTTTTAGATGCAAATTTTCTCATATACTTAAACTTAGGTGTAAAGGAGATAGAAGAAGTCTATCTTAAACTATTAAGGGAAGAGAGCTTAGCCTTAGATCCTTTAGTGTTAGATGAAGTTATCTATGTTTCTAGAAAGAAATATAATGTTAAATTTAAAGATACTATAGAATTTCTTGATGAAATAGTGCTACAGAATTCAATACTCTTCTCAATAACTTCTAACGAATATAAAAGAGCCAAAGATTTCATGATAAATTATTCTTTAAAACCTTCCGATTCTCTTCATGTAGCTGTTATGTTAAATAATTCTATTAAAAAGATTTTAACTGAGGATAA